In Gopherus flavomarginatus isolate rGopFla2 chromosome 1, rGopFla2.mat.asm, whole genome shotgun sequence, a single genomic region encodes these proteins:
- the LOC127050023 gene encoding uncharacterized protein LOC127050023, translating into MMRYSVAMPENFVDGEDDDDDDDDEIKAITQHTVLPDGQELFLTLTEILSQGGILNHEAAEGTSAADVSSLPPPSQRLSQIRWQKNHMCDEMVSELLLASHTERAQQKVWKDTIAQDRKAASEREERWQQEDQRMQDATLGLLQEQTGMVQHLVEVQERQLERLRLQPLFNHPSPSPTSIAASSPRHPRGGSGHPTTPPQWTEDCHSTSTEVAFSFPPPQPHPGYFVSYLRIFIIK; encoded by the exons ATGATGAGGTACTCTGTCGCCATGCCTGAGAATtttgtggatggggaagatgatgatgatgacgacgACGATGAGATTAAGGCGATCACACAGCACACTGTTCTCCCCGACGGCCAGGAACTTTTTCTCACTCTGACTGAAATACTCTCCCAAGGTGGTATTCTGAACCATGAAGCtgcagaagggacctctg ctgcagatgtttcaagcctccctcctccatctcaaaggctatctcagataagatgGCAAAAAAACCACATGTGTGATGAAATGgtctctgagctcctgctggcatcccacactgaaagagctcaacaGAAAGTGTGGAAGGACACAATAGCACAGGACAGGAAAGcggccagtgaacgtgaggaaaggtggcagcaggaagatcagaggatgcaggatgcaacgctgggatTACTGCAGGAACAAACTGGCATGGTCCAGCATCTGGTGGAGGTTCAGGAACGTCAGCTGGAGAGACTGCGATTGCAACCCCTGTTTaaccacccttccccctccccaacttccatagctgcctcctcacccagacacccacggggaggctctgggcacccaaccactccaccccagtggacagaagATTGTCATTCAACAAGtactgaagtggccttttccttccctcctccccaaccccacccgggctacttTGTGAGTTATCTCCGTATTTTTATaatcaaataa